In one Pseudomonas sp. R84 genomic region, the following are encoded:
- the flgC gene encoding flagellar basal body rod protein FlgC — translation MSLSSVFNIAGSGMSAQTTRLNTVASNIANAETVSSSIDQTYRARHPVFATMFQGGQNSGSNSLFQSQDAAGQGVQVLGVVEDQSNLEARYEPNHPAADAKGYVYYPNVNVVEEMADMISASRSFQTNAEMMNTAKTMMQKVLTLGQ, via the coding sequence ATGTCCCTGTCCAGCGTTTTCAACATTGCCGGCAGCGGCATGAGCGCACAGACCACGCGTCTGAACACCGTGGCGTCGAACATCGCCAACGCCGAAACCGTCTCCTCGAGCATCGACCAGACCTATCGCGCCCGTCACCCGGTATTCGCCACCATGTTCCAGGGCGGCCAGAACAGCGGCAGCAATTCGCTGTTCCAGAGCCAGGACGCCGCCGGTCAAGGCGTGCAGGTGCTCGGCGTGGTCGAAGACCAGAGCAACCTCGAAGCGCGCTACGAGCCGAACCATCCGGCGGCCGATGCCAAAGGCTACGTCTACTACCCGAACGTCAACGTGGTGGAAGAAATGGCTGACATGATTTCCGCGAGCCGGTCCTTCCAGACCAACGCCGAAATGATGAACACCGCCAAAACCATGATGCAGAAGGTACTGACCCTCGGTCAGTAA
- the flgB gene encoding flagellar basal body rod protein FlgB — MSISFDKALGIHEKALGFRAQRAEVLANNIANADTPNYKARDLDFSKVLEAQTQKNANGTIALNMTNSRHIEAEGLGNGDESLMYRTPMQPSIDQNTVDAQLEQSNYAENAVGFQASFTLLNSKFKGLVSALRGE, encoded by the coding sequence ATGAGCATCAGCTTCGATAAAGCGCTCGGCATTCACGAAAAGGCATTGGGCTTCCGCGCCCAGCGTGCCGAAGTGCTGGCCAACAACATCGCCAACGCCGATACCCCGAACTACAAGGCTCGGGATCTGGATTTCTCCAAAGTGCTTGAAGCACAGACCCAGAAAAACGCGAACGGCACCATCGCCCTGAACATGACCAACAGCCGTCACATCGAAGCTGAAGGTCTGGGCAACGGCGACGAATCGCTGATGTATCGCACGCCGATGCAACCTTCGATCGACCAGAACACCGTGGACGCCCAGCTGGAACAGTCGAACTACGCGGAAAACGCCGTCGGCTTCCAGGCCAGCTTCACCCTGCTCAACAGCAAATTCAAAGGGCTGGTGTCAGCCCTGCGCGGAGAGTAA
- the flgM gene encoding flagellar biosynthesis anti-sigma factor FlgM translates to MVIDFSRLNSSSSLTGSTRTSNAKETAETGTSAPLNTQAEPASTAKSGESVHLSNEAQQLQKVTDKLRDQPAVDKARVAELKAAIADGSYKVDSNRVASKLLNFEAQR, encoded by the coding sequence ATGGTCATCGATTTCAGCCGTTTGAACAGCTCCTCGTCACTTACGGGCAGTACACGTACCAGCAACGCCAAGGAAACCGCCGAAACCGGCACCTCCGCGCCGCTGAATACCCAGGCCGAACCGGCCAGTACCGCAAAAAGCGGGGAATCGGTACACCTCAGCAATGAGGCTCAACAGTTGCAGAAGGTCACTGACAAGCTGCGCGATCAGCCTGCTGTCGACAAAGCCCGTGTGGCCGAGTTGAAAGCCGCGATTGCCGATGGCAGCTATAAAGTCGACAGCAACCGTGTAGCCAGCAAACTGCTCAACTTCGAAGCCCAGCGCTAG
- a CDS encoding chemotaxis protein CheV: MAGVMDSVNQRTQLVGQNRLELLLFRLDGQQLYGINVFKVREVLQCPSLTLMPKSSPVVCGVANIRGATIPILDLAMATGSGALKDKNNPFVIITEYNTKTQGFLVRSVERIVNMNWEEIHPPPKGTGRDHYLTAVTRVDNQLVEIIDVEKVLAEVAPTPEAISVGVVDVETQTKALSLRVLTVDDSSVARKQVTRCLQTIGVEVVALNDGKQALDYLRKLVDEGKKPEEEFLMMISDIEMPEMDGYTLTAEIRGDARMQKLHIILHTSLSGVFNQAMVKKVGADDFLAKFRPDDLASRVVDRIKAADIS; the protein is encoded by the coding sequence ATGGCTGGTGTAATGGATTCGGTGAACCAGCGCACGCAACTGGTAGGGCAGAATCGCCTGGAGCTGTTGTTGTTCCGTCTTGACGGTCAGCAGCTTTATGGAATCAACGTGTTCAAGGTGCGGGAAGTGTTGCAGTGCCCGTCGCTGACGTTGATGCCCAAGTCCAGTCCTGTCGTGTGCGGGGTGGCAAATATCCGGGGGGCGACCATTCCGATCCTTGATCTGGCAATGGCCACCGGTTCCGGAGCGTTGAAAGACAAGAACAACCCGTTCGTGATCATCACGGAGTACAACACCAAGACCCAGGGTTTCCTGGTCCGCTCGGTGGAGCGCATCGTCAACATGAACTGGGAAGAGATTCATCCACCACCCAAGGGCACGGGCCGCGATCATTACCTGACCGCTGTGACTCGGGTGGACAATCAGTTAGTCGAAATCATCGACGTCGAGAAAGTGCTGGCGGAAGTTGCGCCGACACCGGAAGCGATTTCGGTGGGCGTGGTCGATGTCGAGACCCAGACCAAGGCACTGTCGTTGCGTGTCTTGACGGTCGATGACTCATCGGTGGCGCGCAAGCAGGTCACGCGTTGTCTGCAAACGATCGGTGTCGAAGTGGTGGCGCTGAACGACGGCAAGCAAGCACTGGATTACCTGCGCAAGCTGGTCGATGAGGGCAAGAAGCCGGAAGAAGAGTTCCTGATGATGATTTCCGACATCGAGATGCCGGAGATGGACGGGTACACCCTGACGGCGGAAATCCGCGGCGACGCACGCATGCAAAAGCTTCATATCATCCTGCATACTTCGTTGTCGGGGGTATTCAATCAGGCGATGGTCAAGAAAGTCGGTGCTGATGACTTCCTGGCCAAATTCCGTCCTGATGACCTGGCATCCCGGGTAGTCGACCGGATCAAAGCAGCAGATATCAGCTAG
- the flgA gene encoding flagellar basal body P-ring formation chaperone FlgA — translation MNAQTTFFRHLTSRARKSLCAMSAVCCFFAGNPAIADAVTLPDMLIGVTQGFLEFTVEDYLATSQTEGRYEIEVNQLDPRMRMPMCDKELTATLESPARPLGRVTVKVRCEGASPWTVFVPAQVRLFREIVTTTRPLKRAGIIEPQDVTLRERDVSTINQGFLTSVDEAIGQKLTRPTVADQVITLVHLEQAEVIRKGDQVVITARSGTLAVRMPGEALANGGLKEQIRVKNLNSQRVIKAQVTAPGQVEVAM, via the coding sequence ATGAACGCTCAAACGACATTTTTCCGACACCTGACCTCCCGCGCTCGCAAAAGCCTTTGCGCGATGTCAGCCGTCTGCTGCTTTTTCGCTGGCAACCCTGCCATTGCTGATGCGGTTACCTTGCCTGACATGCTTATCGGCGTCACTCAGGGCTTTCTTGAGTTCACCGTAGAAGACTATCTGGCTACCAGTCAAACGGAAGGCCGCTACGAAATCGAAGTTAACCAGCTCGACCCCCGTATGCGCATGCCTATGTGCGACAAGGAATTGACAGCGACTTTGGAGAGCCCGGCACGTCCGTTGGGCCGGGTTACCGTGAAGGTGCGCTGTGAAGGCGCCTCGCCCTGGACCGTGTTCGTGCCCGCTCAAGTCCGCCTGTTTCGCGAGATTGTGACCACCACCCGACCGCTGAAACGTGCAGGGATTATCGAACCGCAGGACGTGACCCTGCGTGAGCGCGACGTGAGTACGATCAACCAAGGCTTTCTGACCTCGGTAGACGAAGCGATCGGGCAGAAATTAACCCGACCAACGGTAGCCGATCAGGTCATTACCCTGGTTCATCTGGAACAGGCCGAAGTCATTCGCAAGGGCGATCAAGTGGTCATCACTGCGCGCAGCGGCACGCTCGCCGTGCGCATGCCAGGTGAAGCGCTGGCCAATGGCGGTTTGAAAGAACAGATACGCGTGAAAAACCTCAACTCGCAACGGGTCATCAAGGCGCAAGTCACCGCGCCCGGCCAAGTGGAAGTCGCGATGTAG
- the flgD gene encoding flagellar hook assembly protein FlgD, with protein MSVSDTTSSLSMNDILSNSSKKTSSTAGGIASATNSATGGQALGKDAFLQLLVTQLKNQNPLDPQDNSAFVAQLAQFSSLEGITTLNSTVSSLAGNYNSSQALQASSLVGRNVIVQTNSVQLDDPSKGMTGSVTVPSSIAGGTVSITDSSGAVVRTIDLGSRAAGNASFTWDGKDKDGNLVATGTYTVKANALINGTSTDMATYLPATVTSVTISQTGGELMLNLSGKGTVALSKVQTIGI; from the coding sequence ATGAGTGTTTCCGATACCACCAGCAGCTTGAGCATGAATGACATCCTGTCGAACTCGTCGAAAAAGACCAGTTCGACCGCCGGTGGCATTGCTTCGGCCACTAACAGCGCCACCGGCGGCCAGGCCCTGGGCAAGGACGCGTTCCTGCAATTGCTGGTCACCCAGCTGAAAAACCAGAACCCGCTCGATCCGCAGGACAACAGCGCATTCGTTGCCCAGTTGGCACAGTTCAGTAGCCTGGAAGGCATCACCACGCTGAACAGCACAGTCAGTTCGCTGGCCGGCAACTACAACTCCTCGCAAGCCTTGCAGGCGTCGTCGCTGGTGGGCCGCAATGTGATCGTGCAGACCAACTCGGTTCAGCTCGACGATCCAAGCAAAGGCATGACCGGTTCGGTCACCGTTCCGTCGTCGATTGCCGGCGGCACCGTGAGCATCACCGACAGCAGCGGCGCGGTGGTTCGCACCATCGATCTGGGCAGCCGCGCTGCAGGCAACGCAAGCTTTACTTGGGACGGCAAGGACAAGGACGGCAATCTGGTGGCTACTGGCACCTATACCGTTAAGGCCAACGCATTGATCAATGGCACCTCGACCGATATGGCGACCTACCTGCCGGCCACCGTCACCAGCGTGACGATCAGCCAGACCGGCGGTGAGCTGATGCTCAACCTGTCCGGCAAGGGCACCGTTGCCCTGTCCAAAGTACAAACCATTGGTATATAG
- the flgE gene encoding flagellar hook protein FlgE encodes MSFNIGLSGLYAANKQLDVTGNNIANVATAGFKSSRAEFEDVYSATRLGSGSKVIGNGVRLANVSQQFTQGDINNTGNVLDMGINGSGFFTMSNNGSVSYTRAGTFKVDNAGYITNTDYTSRLQGYGVDANGKIINGVLTDLKIDTSNLAPKSTSLVTSSINLNSTAPVINDTVAAGKFDPTKLETYTKSFSTPIYDTQGNSHVMDQYMVKTGENTWKVYTLVDGRNPDATGSNPNDPLTPPVASTLTFDSSGNLLQVSTPSTLPAPAPNPIISSDLKLTTWKPGTVTNGTFTPNGAAANPAGITISMAKTTQYNADTARSIPTQDGYATGQITNLTIDGTGTLFANFSNNQSKAIGQVALASFTNEQGLQAIGGTSWKETFASGIPGYDAPETGTLGSIASNSLEESNVNLTNELVDLIKGQSNYQANAKTISTQSTIMQTIIQMT; translated from the coding sequence ATGTCTTTCAATATCGGCCTTAGCGGTCTCTATGCAGCCAACAAACAACTGGACGTGACCGGCAACAACATCGCCAACGTCGCGACCGCCGGTTTCAAATCGTCCCGTGCAGAATTCGAAGACGTCTACTCGGCCACTCGCCTGGGCAGCGGCAGCAAAGTGATCGGCAACGGCGTGCGCCTGGCCAACGTTTCCCAGCAGTTCACCCAGGGTGACATCAACAACACCGGTAACGTGCTGGACATGGGCATCAACGGTTCGGGCTTCTTCACCATGAGCAACAATGGCTCGGTGTCCTACACCCGTGCCGGTACGTTCAAGGTCGACAACGCCGGTTACATCACCAACACCGACTACACCTCGCGCCTGCAGGGTTACGGTGTGGACGCCAACGGCAAGATCATCAACGGTGTATTGACCGACCTGAAGATCGATACCTCGAACCTGGCGCCGAAATCGACTTCGTTGGTGACTTCGAGCATCAACTTGAACTCGACTGCGCCGGTGATCAACGACACAGTGGCGGCCGGCAAGTTTGATCCGACCAAACTCGAGACTTACACCAAGTCGTTCAGCACGCCGATCTATGACACGCAGGGCAACTCTCACGTCATGGATCAGTATATGGTGAAGACCGGCGAAAACACCTGGAAGGTCTACACTCTGGTTGATGGCCGAAACCCGGATGCGACCGGTAGCAATCCAAACGATCCGCTTACGCCTCCGGTTGCTTCGACACTCACCTTCGACAGTTCTGGCAACCTGTTGCAGGTCAGCACGCCTAGCACATTACCAGCTCCGGCGCCGAACCCGATCATCAGCAGCGACTTGAAGCTGACGACCTGGAAGCCGGGCACTGTGACCAACGGTACCTTTACGCCTAACGGTGCGGCTGCCAACCCGGCCGGTATTACCATTTCGATGGCCAAGACCACTCAGTACAACGCTGACACCGCGCGTTCGATTCCGACTCAGGACGGTTACGCCACTGGCCAGATCACCAACCTGACCATCGACGGCACCGGTACTTTGTTTGCCAACTTCAGCAACAACCAGAGCAAGGCCATCGGCCAGGTTGCGCTCGCCAGCTTCACCAACGAACAAGGCCTGCAGGCTATCGGTGGCACCAGCTGGAAAGAGACTTTTGCTTCGGGTATCCCGGGCTACGACGCACCGGAAACCGGTACTTTGGGTTCGATTGCTTCGAACTCTCTGGAAGAGTCCAACGTTAACCTGACTAACGAACTGGTAGACCTGATCAAGGGCCAGAGCAACTATCAGGCGAACGCCAAGACCATCTCCACTCAGAGCACGATTATGCAGACCATTATTCAGATGACCTGA
- the cheR gene encoding protein-glutamate O-methyltransferase CheR: MSTGNLDFEQFRVFLEKACGILLGENKQYLVSSRLNKLMEQQGIKSLGELVQRIQTQPRSGLREQVVDAMTTNETLWFRDTYPFEVLKNKVLPEAIKASPNQRLRIWSAACSSGQEPYSLSMSIDEFERSNLGQLKMGVQIVATDLSGLMLNNCKTGEYDSLAIGRGLSPERLQRYFDPKGPGRWVIKAPIKNRVEFRSFNLLDSYAALGKFDIVFCRNVLIYFSAEVKKDILLRIHSTLKPGGYLFLGASEALNGLPDHYQMVQCSPGIIYQAK; encoded by the coding sequence TTGTCTACGGGTAATTTGGATTTCGAACAGTTCCGGGTCTTCCTGGAAAAAGCCTGTGGCATTTTGCTCGGTGAAAACAAGCAGTACCTGGTCTCGAGCCGTCTCAACAAACTGATGGAGCAGCAAGGCATCAAGTCCCTGGGTGAGCTGGTTCAGCGCATCCAGACCCAGCCGCGCAGCGGTTTGCGCGAGCAGGTGGTCGATGCCATGACGACCAACGAAACCCTGTGGTTTCGTGATACCTATCCGTTTGAAGTCTTGAAGAACAAGGTGCTGCCTGAAGCGATCAAGGCCAGCCCCAACCAGCGTCTACGGATCTGGTCGGCCGCCTGCTCGTCGGGCCAGGAGCCGTACTCGCTGTCGATGTCGATCGACGAGTTCGAGCGCAGCAACCTGGGCCAGTTGAAGATGGGTGTGCAGATCGTTGCCACTGATCTTTCCGGCCTTATGCTGAACAACTGCAAGACGGGCGAATACGACAGCCTGGCGATCGGTCGCGGTTTGTCGCCGGAGCGTCTGCAGCGTTACTTCGACCCGAAAGGGCCGGGGCGCTGGGTGATCAAGGCGCCGATCAAGAACCGCGTGGAGTTTCGCTCGTTCAACCTGCTCGACAGCTACGCCGCGCTGGGCAAGTTCGACATCGTGTTCTGCCGCAACGTGTTGATCTACTTCTCTGCCGAAGTGAAGAAGGACATCCTGTTGCGCATTCACAGCACGTTGAAGCCGGGCGGTTATCTGTTCCTTGGCGCTTCCGAAGCGCTGAACGGTTTGCCGGACCATTACCAGATGGTGCAGTGCAGCCCGGGGATCATTTACCAGGCGAAATGA